CGCTCACCTGCGCGCGTTGCTTTTCCTCGGCGCGCCGCGGGATCTCGCGGTTGTAGAAGTTCTCGATGCGCTCGCAGTAACTCGCACCCTCGACATCGGCAAAGTCCCGCGCCTCAGGCGGCGCGTCGCCACCGCCCTCCGGAGGCGCCCACATCTCACCCGGGCGAAATCCGCCGCGGCGGAGCGCCCCCTCGACGCGCCCTTCGTCGTCGAGCACGTAGAGGTTCGAGCGCGCCCCCATGATCTCGGCCAGCAGGGTGGCCGGCGGCCTGCGCCCGGCGCTCTTGCCGGCGCAGTCGATTCGCACGATGCGGTCGCCGCCGGGTTGCGCAATCTCTGCGAGGCGAAGGCCCTCCATCCGCGCCCGCAGGAGCTGGAGGAACCCGCCGGGGTCTTCGCCCGTGCCGCCGGGCCGGGTCACAAAGCCCAGGCGCGAGGCCTCGGGCTCCATGGAAATCAGCAGAGTGGGCCGCTCCGGGCCGTTTCGAAGGTCCAGCAGCAGATCCCGCCCGCGATGGAGCCGAATGCGATTCAGGAAGCTCCCCCGGCAAATCGGGGCGATCTCGTCCAGAACCCGCTCTATTTCTGGTGCGCTCAGCGACATGTCTGGAAGCCTTGTAGCACCTTCCGGGACAATTTGGTCACAAGGGGCGTTGCGGTTATTCTCGCGATCCCCATCGGAGCGATGGTCAAAGGCGCGGGAACTCTATGTATCGCAAGATCTCACCAGTCATCTTCGGGGCGGCGCTTGCTCCCTATTTCTTCGTGTTGGCGCTCTATCTGCGCACGACGGTGGTGCCCATGCTGTTCCTTCGGGAACGCACGGGCCGCCGCATGCTCAACTCGCTGGTCCGCTTCTGGGGCGTGAATTTCTTCCGCATGGGTGCGGCCATCAACCAGATCAACATCACGGCCACCGGGTTCAAACCCGAACCGGGCAAGTCCTATCTCATCCTCTCGAACCACCAGAGCATCATCGACATCGCCCTGCTCTTCTGGGTATTCCGCGAGAGCCACGTGAAGTTCGTGATGAAGAAGGAACTCAAGTGGTTCATTCCCAACATCAGCCCGGCCACGCGCATGGCACGCTTCGCGTTCCTTGATCGCGCCGCAGGCGCGAAGGCCAATGAAAAATTCCTCAAGGACTTCGCCTCAGCCGTTGCCGAAGAAGGCACGGGCTGCGTGATCTTTCCGGAGGGAACGCGCAGCCGCGACGGCAAGCTGCGGCAGTTCAAGCGCGCGGGCGTGATGATGCTCGCCGACAACCTCGACATGGAAGTGCTGGCCGTATCGCTGGACGGCACCTGGCGCGCGGCCACGCCAATGGACCTCTACAATTACCTGCCGGGACTCGACATCAAGATTCATATCGAAGAACCCCGCGACGTCAAAGAACTGCGCGAGAATCCCAAGGAGTTTCTTCATCAGGTGCGCGAGACCATGCGCTCGCGGCTCGAAGAATTCCGGGGCGAGCCCGTAGAGGACCACGTCCCCTCGGCCCGCCGCAACACGGCGCAGGCCGCCGGTTGAATAATCCGCCCATGCGGGAGAGTGTGCAATGTCCTCGCTGTATCTGGTCGCCACGCCCATCGGGAACCTGGAGGATCTCTCCCCCAGGGCCGCCCGCATTCTGGGCGAGGTGGACGTGATCGCGGCTGAGGACACGCGTCGCTCGCGCAAGCTGCTCACCGCCTTCGGCATCAAGGCCGGCGCCCTGCTGGCCTACCACGAACACAACGAAAAGAAGCAGGCGCTCGCCCTGTGCAACATGCTCGATGAGGGCAAGTCCCTGGCACTCGTCACCGACGCGGGCACACCGGGCATTTCGGACCCGGGCTACCGCCTTGTCTGCGAGGCCATCGCGCGCGGCCATGACGTGATTCCCATCCCGGGCCCCAACGCGGCGATTGCGCTGCTCGGGGCCAGCGGCCTGCCCACCGATCGCTTTGTATTCGCCGGGTTCGTTCCACAAAAAGAAGGTGCGCGCCACAAGTTCTTCGAGGACCTGCTGGCCGAACGTGGCACCATCCTGATGCACGAATCACCCAATCGCCTGGAGAAGACCCTCAAGGCGATTGCACAGACGCTGGGGCCCGAGCGGCAACTGGCCATCGGGCGCGAGCTGACCAAGCTGCACGAGGAAATCCTGCGCGGCAGCGTGGGTGAGTTTCTCGAGAGCCTTGCAGGCAAGACCCTGCCCGGCGAGATCGTGCTGGCACTCGAAGGCGACCGGGAAAAACGCCCGGCACCCGATCAGGAAACCATCGACGCCGCCATCGATGAGGCGCTCCATGACCGGGGGCTCTCGGTGCGCGACGTGTCGGACCTGCTGGCCGAGCGCTTTTCTCTGCCGCGCAAGCAGGTATACCGTCGGGCGCTCGAACGCGCGGGCAGGCAGGGACCCGAATGAGCGACGACAACCCCATTGTGAACATCAGTTGCGGGATCATCATGCGCGGCGGAAAGCTCCTGGTGACCCAGCGCCGCGAGTGCGACAGCTTCGCCGGTGAGTGGGAATTCCCCGGCGGCAAGGTCGACCCCGGCGAGTCGCCCGAAGACGCCTGCATCCGCGAGATCCGCGAGGAGATCGGCACCCCCTCGCGCATCATTGCGCCCTACCGGTTCGCCTACCATGAGTACGAGCGCGAGGACGACCGCCCGGCGCTGCGCGTGCTGCTGCTGTTCTACCTGATGGAGATCGAGGGCGACCCACAGCCGGTCGAAGTGGCCGATTGCCGGTGGATCGACATTCCCCAGCTTCTGGAGATGCGGATCATCAAGGGAAGCCAGGGGGTCACCCAGCAGCTCATCGACGATGAGCGCGCTGGCATTCTCCCCAAGTAAGTGCCATCGGCGCCCTGCCGGACGATTCCACAACTGCCTGAAATTATTACTTATTTTTTGATTTTTGGCACTCGAAACAAATAAGTGCCAGTTCCCCCATTGACCTCAGCACATGGGTGATTACATGTAGTCCGCCTTGGACGCTCTGCCAGGCCGGATTGGACGCGGAGGATGCGGCGGCTGGAACGGGCTCCGGGAGCACTTGGGAACAGACTCAAAGGTTTAGAAAATTCAGGTACTTGCGCTCGGCTTGGTGGACTCAATTGAGGTGCGGCAGGCACGGGCGATGTTGCGTTAACGAAACCAATTAATCCTGCGCTAAGGAGGCACAGATTCAATTATGGCAACCAAGATTCGACCCCTCGGTGATCGTCTGCTCGTGGAGCGACTTGAGGCTGAGGAAAAGACCAAGGGCGGACTCATCATTCCCGACGCGGCCAAAGAAAAGCCCCAGGAGGGCAAGGTCGTTGCAGTCGGTAACGGCGTGCTCGGCGAAGACGGCAAGCGCGTTCCCCTCGAAGTGAAGGCCGGCGATACCGTCCTCTTCTCCAAGTGGGGCGGCACCGAAGTCACCCTCGACGGCAAGGAAGTCCTCATCATGAAGGAAGAGGACATCCTGGGCATCGTCGAATCCTGATACCCGGCGAAGGTCACGTGCCACGCCACTAACTACTGAACACACAGAATCTCAAAGGAGAGACTTCAATGGCCAAGGAAATTCGTTTTGATGAAGCCGGCCGCGGCGCGCTGCTTCGCGGCGTGAACACGCTGGCCGACGCGGTGAAGGTCACCCTCGGTCCCAAGGGCCGCAACGTGATTATCGAGAAGACCTTCGGCGCCCCGGTGATTACCAAGGACGGCGTCACCGTCGCCAAGGAAATCGAGGTCGAGGACAAGTTCGAAAACATGGGCGCGCAGATGGTGCGCGAGGTTGCGCAGAAGACCAACGACATCGCTGGTGACGGCACGACCACCGCGACCGTTCTCGCCCAGGCAATCTACCGCGAAGGTTCGAAGATGGTCGCCGCCGGCGCCAACCCGATGGACCTCAAGCGCGGCATCGAGGCCGCCGTCGTCTGCGCGGCCGAGCAGCTCAAGAGCATCTCCAAGCCCACCCAGGACAAGAAGGAAATCGCCCAGGTCGGCACGATCTCGGCCAATTCCGACTCCACCATCGGCGAGATCATCGCCGAGGCCATGGACAAGGTCGGCAAGGAAGGCGTGATCACGGTTGAAGAGGCCAAGGGCCTGGACACCGAGCTCGACGTCGTCGAAGGCATGCAGTTCGACCGCGGCTACCTCTCGCCCTACTTCGTCACCAACCCGGACAAGATGGAGTGCGTGCTCGAGGATCCCTACATCCTCATCAACGAGAAGAAGATCTCCAGCATGAAGGACCTCCTTCCCGTGCTCGAGAAGACCGCCCAGAGCGGCAAGCCCATCGTCATCATCTCCGAAGAGGTTGAGGGCGAGGCGCTCGCCACGCTGGTGGTCAACAAGATCCGCGGCACCCTGCAGTGCGCGGCCGTGAAGGCCCCGGGCTTCGGCGATCGCCGCAAGGCCATGCTGCAGGACATCGCGATCCTCACCGGCGGCCAGCTCGTCGCTG
This portion of the Chrysiogenia bacterium genome encodes:
- a CDS encoding 1-acyl-sn-glycerol-3-phosphate acyltransferase — translated: MYRKISPVIFGAALAPYFFVLALYLRTTVVPMLFLRERTGRRMLNSLVRFWGVNFFRMGAAINQINITATGFKPEPGKSYLILSNHQSIIDIALLFWVFRESHVKFVMKKELKWFIPNISPATRMARFAFLDRAAGAKANEKFLKDFASAVAEEGTGCVIFPEGTRSRDGKLRQFKRAGVMMLADNLDMEVLAVSLDGTWRAATPMDLYNYLPGLDIKIHIEEPRDVKELRENPKEFLHQVRETMRSRLEEFRGEPVEDHVPSARRNTAQAAG
- the groES gene encoding co-chaperone GroES, producing the protein MATKIRPLGDRLLVERLEAEEKTKGGLIIPDAAKEKPQEGKVVAVGNGVLGEDGKRVPLEVKAGDTVLFSKWGGTEVTLDGKEVLIMKEEDILGIVES
- a CDS encoding NUDIX domain-containing protein translates to MSDDNPIVNISCGIIMRGGKLLVTQRRECDSFAGEWEFPGGKVDPGESPEDACIREIREEIGTPSRIIAPYRFAYHEYEREDDRPALRVLLLFYLMEIEGDPQPVEVADCRWIDIPQLLEMRIIKGSQGVTQQLIDDERAGILPK
- the groEL gene encoding chaperonin GroEL, yielding MAKEIRFDEAGRGALLRGVNTLADAVKVTLGPKGRNVIIEKTFGAPVITKDGVTVAKEIEVEDKFENMGAQMVREVAQKTNDIAGDGTTTATVLAQAIYREGSKMVAAGANPMDLKRGIEAAVVCAAEQLKSISKPTQDKKEIAQVGTISANSDSTIGEIIAEAMDKVGKEGVITVEEAKGLDTELDVVEGMQFDRGYLSPYFVTNPDKMECVLEDPYILINEKKISSMKDLLPVLEKTAQSGKPIVIISEEVEGEALATLVVNKIRGTLQCAAVKAPGFGDRRKAMLQDIAILTGGQLVAEELGIKLESLGIADLGTAQRVIIDKDNTTIVNGAGKKDAIDARV
- the rsmI gene encoding 16S rRNA (cytidine(1402)-2'-O)-methyltransferase, giving the protein MSSLYLVATPIGNLEDLSPRAARILGEVDVIAAEDTRRSRKLLTAFGIKAGALLAYHEHNEKKQALALCNMLDEGKSLALVTDAGTPGISDPGYRLVCEAIARGHDVIPIPGPNAAIALLGASGLPTDRFVFAGFVPQKEGARHKFFEDLLAERGTILMHESPNRLEKTLKAIAQTLGPERQLAIGRELTKLHEEILRGSVGEFLESLAGKTLPGEIVLALEGDREKRPAPDQETIDAAIDEALHDRGLSVRDVSDLLAERFSLPRKQVYRRALERAGRQGPE